In Salvelinus fontinalis isolate EN_2023a chromosome 25, ASM2944872v1, whole genome shotgun sequence, one genomic interval encodes:
- the LOC129823240 gene encoding streptococcal hemagglutinin-like isoform X6 — MPAVLFFLMQVFATTPASLSLSTIINHTPASLSLSTIINHTPASLSLSVLSSTTHLLLSLSLSLSTIINHTPALSLSLSQYYHQPHTCSLSLSQYYHQPHTCSLSLSQYYHQPHTCSLSLSQYYHQPHTCSLSLSLSTIINHTPALSLSLSVLSSTTHLLSLSLSQYYHQPHTCSLSLSLSVLSSTTHLLSLSLSLSLSTIINHTPALSLSLSLSQYYHQPHTCSLSLSQYYHQPHTCSLSLSVLSSTTHLLSLSLSTIINHTPALSLSLCTIINHTPPSLSLSLYYHQPHTTFTLSLSVLSTTHHLHALSLSVLSTTHHLHALSLSVLSTTHHLHALSLSVLSSTTHHLHALSLSLYYHQPHTTFTLSLSLCTIINHTPPSRSLSLYYHQPHTTFALSLSVLSSTTHHLRALSLCTIINHTPPSRSLSLYYHQPHTTFTLSLSLCTIINHTPPSRSLSLSVLSSTTHHLRALSLCTINHTPPSRSLSLYYQPHTTFALSLSVLSTTHHLHSLSLCTIINHTPPSRSLSLYYHQPHTTFALSLSVLSSTTHHLRALSLCTIINHTPPSRSLSLSLSTINHTPPSRSLSLSLSVSSTTHHLRALSLSLSTINHTPPSRSLSLSRYHQPHTTFALSLSLSLSVPSTTHHLRALSLSLSTINHTPPSRSLSLSQYHQPHTTFALSLSLSVPSTTHHLRALSLSQYHQPHTTVTLSTTIDFWAHALFPSC, encoded by the exons ATGCCggctgttttattttttttaatgcagGTCTTCGCAACCacacctgcttctctctctctcagtactatcATCAACCACacacctgcttctctctctctcagtactatcATCAACCACacacctgcttctctctctctctcagtactatcATCAACCACacacctgcttctctctctctctctctctctcagtactatcATCAACCAcacacctgctctctctctctctctctctcagtactatcATCAACCAcacacctgctctctctctctctctcagtactatcATCAACCAcacacctgctctctctctctctctcagtactatcATCAACCAcacacctgctctctctctctctctcagtactatcATCAACCAcacacctgctctctctctctctctctcagtactatcATCAACCAcacacctgctctctctctctctctctcagtactatcATCAACCAcacacctgctctctctctctctctctcagtactatcATCAACCAcacacctgctctctctctctctctctctcagtactatcATCAACCAcacacctgctctctctctctctctctctctctctcagtactatcATCAACCACacac ctgctctctctctctctctctctctctctcagtactatcATCAACCACacac ctgctctctctctctctctcagtactatcATCAACCAcacacctgctctctctctctctcagtactatcATCAACCAcacacctgctctctctctctctcagtactatcATCAACCAcacacctgctctctctctctctctctgtactatcATCAACCACACAccaccttcactctctctctctctgtactatcATCAACCACACAccaccttcactctctctctctctgtactatcAACCACACACCAccttcacgctctctctctctctgtactatcAACCACACACCAccttcacgctctctctctctctgtactatcAACCACACACCAccttcacgctctctctctctctgtactatcATCAACCACACACCAccttcacgctctctctctctctctgtactatcATCAACCACACACCAccttcacgctctctctctctctctgtactatcATCAACCACACACCAccttcgcgctctctctctctgtactatcATCAACCACACACCAccttcgcgctctctctctctgtactatcATCAACCACACACCAccttcgcgctctctctctctgtactatcATCAACCACACACCAccttcgcgctctctctctctgtactatcATCAACCACACACCAccttcacgctctctctctctctctgtactatcATCAACCACACACCAc cttcgcgctctctctctctctctgtactatcATCAACCACACACCACctccgcgctctctctctctgtactatcAACCACACACCAccttcgcgctctctctctctgtactatcAACCACACACCAccttcgcgctctctctctctgtactatcAACCACACAccaccttcactctctctctctctgtactatcATCAACCACACACCAccttcgcgctctctctctctgtactatcATCAACCACACACCAccttcgcgctctctctctctgtactatcATCAACCACACACCAccttcgcgctctctctctctgtactatcATCAACCACACACCAccttcgcgctctctctctctctctctcagtaccatCAACCACACACCAccttcgcgctctctctctctctctctctcagtatcatCAACCACACACCAccttcgcgctctctctctctctctcagtaccatCAACCACACACCAccttcgcgctctctctctctctctcggtaccATCAACCACACACCAccttcgcgctctctctctctctctctctctcagtaccatCAACCACACACCAccttcgcgctctctctctctctctcagtaccatCAACCACACACCAccttcgcgctctctctctctctctcagtaccatCAACCACACACCAccttcgcgctctctctctctctctcagtaccatCAACCACACACCAccttcgcgctctctctctctctcagtaccatCAACCACACACCACCGTCACTCTATCAACAACTATAGATTTTTGGGCTCATGCATTATTTCCAAGCTGCTGA
- the LOC129823240 gene encoding streptococcal hemagglutinin-like isoform X4: MPAVLFFLMQVFATTPASLSLSTIINHTPASLSLSTIINHTPASLSLSVLSSTTHLLLSLSLSLSTIINHTPALSLSLSQYYHQPHTCSLSLSQYYHQPHTCSLSLSQYYHQPHTCSLSLSQYYHQPHTCSLSLSLSTIINHTPALSLSLSVLSSTTHLLSLSLSQYYHQPHTCSLSLSLSVLSSTTHLLSLSLSLSLSTIINHTPALSLSLSLSQYYHQPHTCSLSLSQYYHQPHTCSLSLSVLSSTTHLLSLSLSTIINHTPALSLSLCTIINHTPPSLSLSLYYHQPHTTFTLSLSVLSTTHHLHALSLSVLSTTHHLHALSLSVLSTTHHLHALSLSVLSSTTHHLHALSLSLYYHQPHTTFTLSLSLCTIINHTPPSRSLSLYYHQPHTTFALSLSVLSSTTHHLRALSLCTIINHTPPSRSLSLYYHQPHTTFTLSLSLCTIINHTPPSRSLSLSLYYQYHTPPSRSLSLSVLSSTTHHLRALSLCTINHTPPSRSLSLYYQPHTTFALSLSVLSTTHHLHSLSLCTIINHTPPSRSLSLYYHQPHTTFALSLSVLSSTTHHLRALSLCTIINHTPPSRSLSLSLSTINHTPPSRSLSLSLSVSSTTHHLRALSLSLSTINHTPPSRSLSLSRYHQPHTTFALSLSLSLSVPSTTHHLRALSLSLSTINHTPPSRSLSLSQYHQPHTTFALSLSLSVPSTTHHLRALSLSQYHQPHTTVTLSTTIDFWAHALFPSC, encoded by the exons ATGCCggctgttttattttttttaatgcagGTCTTCGCAACCacacctgcttctctctctctcagtactatcATCAACCACacacctgcttctctctctctcagtactatcATCAACCACacacctgcttctctctctctctcagtactatcATCAACCACacacctgcttctctctctctctctctctctcagtactatcATCAACCAcacacctgctctctctctctctctctctcagtactatcATCAACCAcacacctgctctctctctctctctcagtactatcATCAACCAcacacctgctctctctctctctctcagtactatcATCAACCAcacacctgctctctctctctctctcagtactatcATCAACCAcacacctgctctctctctctctctctcagtactatcATCAACCAcacacctgctctctctctctctctctcagtactatcATCAACCAcacacctgctctctctctctctctctcagtactatcATCAACCAcacacctgctctctctctctctctctctcagtactatcATCAACCAcacacctgctctctctctctctctctctctctctcagtactatcATCAACCACacac ctgctctctctctctctctctctctctctcagtactatcATCAACCACacac ctgctctctctctctctctcagtactatcATCAACCAcacacctgctctctctctctctcagtactatcATCAACCAcacacctgctctctctctctctcagtactatcATCAACCAcacacctgctctctctctctctctctgtactatcATCAACCACACAccaccttcactctctctctctctgtactatcATCAACCACACAccaccttcactctctctctctctgtactatcAACCACACACCAccttcacgctctctctctctctgtactatcAACCACACACCAccttcacgctctctctctctctgtactatcAACCACACACCAccttcacgctctctctctctctgtactatcATCAACCACACACCAccttcacgctctctctctctctctgtactatcATCAACCACACACCAccttcacgctctctctctctctctgtactatcATCAACCACACACCAccttcgcgctctctctctctgtactatcATCAACCACACACCAccttcgcgctctctctctctgtactatcATCAACCACACACCAccttcgcgctctctctctctgtactatcATCAACCACACACCAccttcgcgctctctctctctgtactatcATCAACCACACACCAccttcacgctctctctctctctctgtactatcATCAACCACACACCAccttcgcgctctctctctctctctctgtactatcAATACCACACACCAccttcgcgctctctctctctctctgtactatcATCAACCACACACCACctccgcgctctctctctctgtactatcAACCACACACCAccttcgcgctctctctctctgtactatcAACCACACACCAccttcgcgctctctctctctgtactatcAACCACACAccaccttcactctctctctctctgtactatcATCAACCACACACCAccttcgcgctctctctctctgtactatcATCAACCACACACCAccttcgcgctctctctctctgtactatcATCAACCACACACCAccttcgcgctctctctctctgtactatcATCAACCACACACCAccttcgcgctctctctctctctctctcagtaccatCAACCACACACCAccttcgcgctctctctctctctctctctcagtatcatCAACCACACACCAccttcgcgctctctctctctctctcagtaccatCAACCACACACCAccttcgcgctctctctctctctctcggtaccATCAACCACACACCAccttcgcgctctctctctctctctctctctcagtaccatCAACCACACACCAccttcgcgctctctctctctctctcagtaccatCAACCACACACCAccttcgcgctctctctctctctctcagtaccatCAACCACACACCAccttcgcgctctctctctctctctcagtaccatCAACCACACACCAccttcgcgctctctctctctctcagtaccatCAACCACACACCACCGTCACTCTATCAACAACTATAGATTTTTGGGCTCATGCATTATTTCCAAGCTGCTGA